The proteins below are encoded in one region of Leishmania major strain Friedlin complete genome, chromosome 7:
- a CDS encoding putative cytochrome c1, heme protein,mitochondrial precursor, which yields MAGKKAHPIKRDWYWNHNDRFEIWHSLDWPSVRRGRQIYTEVFAPCHSLGRMTFTHFQGFMTREEIKQLASQYEMIDSEPDAEGNLNRRPGKPTDTLPTPYPNQRAAQFANNGAEPPDLQHAVFGKEGGSDYIFSLVTGYNWGNGELMEVPPFAPELKPGQFWNPYFKGCVLSMPPPLSDGLVDYEDGTPATISQMAKDVVNFLRWSAESEYDDRRVAFWKVITTVGLVNCLLLHYGQKNTNWRIYGRTTFRYWKKAW from the coding sequence ATGGCGGGCAAGAAGGCGCACCCCATCAAGCGTGACTGGTATTGGAACCACAATGACCGCTTCGAGATTTGGCACAGCCTTGACTGGCCCTccgtccgccgcggccgccagaTCTACACAGAAGTATTTGCGCCGTGCCACTCACTGGGCCGCATGACCTTCACCCACTTCCAGGGCTTCATGACCCGCGAGGAGATCAAGCAGCTGGCCTCCCAGTACGAGATGATCGACAGCGAGCCGGATGCAGAGGGTAACCTGAACCGCCGCCCCGGCAAGCCGACGGACACCCTACCCACCCCTTACCCGAAccagcgcgccgcgcagTTCGCCAACAACGGTGCTGAGCCCCCAGATTTGCAGCACGCCGTCTTCGGCAAGGAGGGTGGCTCGGACTACATCTTCTCCCTGGTGACCGGCTACAATTGGGGCAACGGTGAGCTGATGGAGGTTCCACCGTTCGCGCCTGAGCTGAAGCCCGGCCAATTCTGGAACCCCTACTTCAAGGGATGCGTGCTCTCcatgccgccgccactcTCGGATGGCCTGGTGGACTACGAAGATGGCACCCCTGCCACGATCAGCCAGATGGCCAAGGACGTCGTGAACTTCCTGCGCTGGTCCGCCGAGTCTGAGTACGATGACCGCCGTGTAGCCTTTTGGAAGGTGATCACCACCGTAGGCCTGGTCAACTGCCTGCTCCTACACTACGGCCAGAAGAACACAAACTGGCGCATCTACGGCCGCACTACGTTCCGCTACTGGAAGAAGGCATGGTAG
- a CDS encoding alpha-adaptin-like protein yields MDMRGLAHFIRDIRRATGNKKEEESRVDEELAKIRAKFLETSTMTTYDRKKYVCKLMFISMLGYPITFGHIEGLKLMSQESPSAKLIGYLSTSVLLNENSDLLTLTTHTVYRDLLSVSDLSRSLALTAVANTGSRDFVEVMHEGVFSIVMDDSVNQHIHKKALLTLLHIYRKYPEIVDLNTVIPKAAELLLSTQDGVSMCAVAFLSGCISKESRHLYRGIPDKLIQVLARIILEKQTEPGYVYYGVPAPWLQAKLLRLLQYFPLPSEADQRNRIILVLRKVVKATDKVLKDAQTQQKQRGTQSRVSAMNAVLFEVVSLCIQWDVGSKLILECVALISSFLSDKRESNLRYIGLSLLARLSFVDVPGFDFHMHCRQHQQQIIVGLHDSDASIRKKALDVLVAMCNRSTADDIIKELISYLPIAADPDFKTSLVLSIALLSEKYCKDYNVYVDIMLTVVSEAGDLCPPDIVQRVVQVVVNDPSVQKRAANIVFQELRKKTNVPEVMLRVAAFVLGEFGYQIALNAESTPMVQLNLLTQKLSFTSVVTQSIIISTFFKFYTLYDDVAVRERIMKTLQAYTKSPHPELQQRATEFIALVEFGRSELLEKVFEPMPPFRADVNTVMNQVKRLQSSVQDIWALKILERGVEDVNDTGKRKSKSESAEKPKHQAKRRITLHDLSPVSTAAPVQGGNADQAYAELDALLDVSLPSQDVDRVRSVYEEHRRRLFELSRADKGVLFSNESIELHCTKSTYGADTRMTVVVRDKTGKGLVQVAVEIIRADAGLILQSRTKDGTTVAAWGTITIEFAARSCFAFRSPPSVRVQYAPASDSARVRTDVLSLPTLPTTFFTPYQVDSDVNFSRLYEATKQASTFAGWRKEVSPSARVDANALMQLLELQGYRTKETGSGAIVGIAAFAVQPKERVEYVPVVCEIQTSASEMQVFVYTESSVLQHGALDTMEFALR; encoded by the coding sequence ATGGACATGCGAGGTCTCGCCCACTTCATTCGGGACATCCGTCGTGCAACTGGAAACaagaaggaggaagagagtcGCGTGGATGAGGAACTGGCCAAGATACGCGCCAAGTTTCTTGAAACTAGCACGATGACGACGTACGATCGAAAGAAGTACGTGTGCAAGCTGATGTTCATCTCGATGCTCGGTTACCCCATTACCTTCGGCCACATTGAAGGCCTGAAACTGATGTCACAGGAGAGCCCGTCCGCCAAGCTCATCGGGTACCTCTCCACTTCCGTGTTGCTGAACGAAAACAGTGATCTTCTGACGCTCACCACGCACACTGTATATCGTGACCTTCTCTCGGTGTCCGACTTGAGTCGCAGTCTCGCCCTCACAGCCGTCGCGAACACGGGGAGTCGCGATTTTGTAGAGGTGATGCACGAAGGCGTCTTTTCTATCGTCATGGATGACAGCGTCAATCAGCACATCCACAAGAAGGCGCTTCTGACGCTGCTTCACATTTATCGCAAGTACCCCGAGATTGTCGATCTGAATACTGTGATTCCTaaggcggcagagctgcttcTATCGACGCAGGACGGTGTCAGCATGTGCGCCGTGGCATTTCTTAGCGGCTGCATCAGCAAGGAGTCGAGGCACCTTTACAGAGGCATCCCCGACAAGCTGATCCAGGTTCTGGCACGCATCATTCTGGAAAAGCAGACGGAGCCAGGCTACGTGTACTACGGTGTCCCAGCGCCATGGCTTCAGGCGAAGctcctgcggctgctgcagtaTTTCCCGCTTCCGTCGGAAGCTGACCAGCGCAACCGCATAATCCTCGTTCTCCGCAAGGTTGTCAAGGCGACGGATAAGGTGCTGAAGGATGCGCAGacgcagcagaagcagcgtgGCACACAGAGCCGCGTCAGCGCAATGAACGCGGTGCTGTTTGAGGTGGTGTCACTGTGCATCCAGTGGGATGTCGGCTCCAAGCTGATTTTGGAGTGTGTGGCCCTCATCAGCTCCTTTCTTTCCGACAAGCGGGAGTCGAATCTGCGCTACATCGGCCTTAGCTTGCTGGCCCGGCTCAGCTTTGTGGACGTCCCCGGCTTCGACTTTCATATGCACTGCCGTCAGCACCAACAGCAAATCATCGTTGGCCTGCACGACTCAGACGCCTCAATTCGGAAAAAAGCGCTCGATGTTCTCGTGGCTATGTGCAACCGGAGCACCGCTGACGACATCATCAAGGAACTCATCTCGTACCTCCCCATTGCCGCGGACCCCGACTTCAAGACGAGCCTCGTTCTCTCGATCGCGCTTCTGTCAGAGAAGTACTGCAAGGACTACAACGTGTATGTGGATATCATGCTCACGGTTGTGTCGGAGGCGGGTGACCTGTGCCCGCCAGATATCGTGCAACGCGTCGTTCAGGTTGTCGTCAACGATCCGTCCGTGCAGAAGCGTGCGGCAAACATCGTCTTCCAGGAGCTTCGGAAAAAGACAAATGTGCCAGAGGTTATGCTTCGTGTTGCTGCGTTCGTGCTCGGCGAGTTCGGCTACCAGATCGCGCTGAACGCCGAGAGCACGCCGATGGTGCAGCTCAACCTCTTGACACAGAAGCTGAGCTTCACCTCGGTGGTGACGCAGAGCATCATCATCAGCACATTTTTCAAGTTCTACACGCTCTACGACGATGTTGCGGTGCGCGAACGCATTATGAAGACACTGCAAGCGTACACCAAGAGCCCGCACCCGGAgttgcagcagcgtgcaACGGAATTCATTGCACTGGTGGAGTTTGGGCGGAGTGAGCTGCTAGAGAAGGTCTTCGAGCCCATGCCACCTTTCCGAGCCGATGTGAACACTGTCATGAACCAGGTGAAGAGGCTGCAAAGCAGTGTGCAGGACATTTGGGCCCTGAAGATTCTTGAACGCGGCGTGGAGGATGTGAACGACACGGGCAAGCGGAAGTCCAAGTCGGAGTCGGCCGAGAAACCGAAGCACCAGGCAAAGCGACGAATCACACTGCATGATCTCTCGCCTGTGTCGACGGCAGCCCCTGTGCAAGGTGGTAACGCCGACCAGGCCTACGCAGAGCTGGACGCCTTGCTCGACGTGTCCCTCCCTTCCCAGGATGTGGATCGTGTTCGCAGCGTCTACGAAgagcatcgccgccgcctcttcgaGCTTTCACGCGCCGACAAGGGCGTTCTCTTCTCGAACGAGTCGATCGAACTCCACTGTACCAAGTCAACGTACGGGGCGGACACTCGcatgacggtggtggtgcgtgaCAAGACAGGCAAGGGTCTCGTGCAGGTGGCAGTGGAGATCATCCGTGCCGACGCGGGGCTCATTCTTCAGTCGCGCACAAAAGACGGGACCACTGTGGCGGCTTGGGGCACAATCACAATCGAGTTTGCTGCCCGCTCATGCTTTGCTTTTAGAAGCCCGCCGAGTGTGCGAGTGCAGTACGCGCCGGCGTCCgacagcgcgcgcgtgcgcaccgacGTTCTGTCACTGCCGACCCTTCCCACGACTTTCTTCACCCCATACCAGGTAGACTCGGACGTCAACTTTAGTCGCCTGTATGAGGCAACGAAGCAGGCATCGACCTTCGCCGGCTGGCGCAAGGAggtgtcgccgtcggcgaggGTAGATGCCAACGCGCTGATGCAGTTGCTCGAGCTACAAGGGTACCGGACCAAAGAGACTGGATCGGGCGCCATCGTTGGCATCGCCGCATTCGCGGTGCAGCCGAAGGAGCGCGTCGAGTACGTACCTGTGGTGTGCGAGATACAGACATCCGCAAGTGAAATGCAGGTGTTTGTGTACACCGAGTCTTCGGTGCTTCAGCATGGTGCCCTCGACACAATGGAGTTCGCCCTACGATAA